One genomic segment of Deltaproteobacteria bacterium HGW-Deltaproteobacteria-18 includes these proteins:
- a CDS encoding filamentous hemagglutinin, with translation LTDTVVGGKELEESFWSALGSTFASYATDEITSDQLNDTVNLILIGAIGAAGSAIAGGDPIQGAFSSIIAELAEQIKAPELTEEQKERDGPKAKLSSCSYDDDCPGSDGFRRLTDSEIAQKVPELPALLQDNDTGMTTQVFFNEKMKELVAVYRGSDEMKDFSSTNISQYFGASPGQYAMLNEQVKLLDRLRFELKADKVTATGHSLGGGMAIAAASTEYVASAVVFNPAGVHDNTYTAIGGDVNKVHDNVISYSSRGDMLTNLQDMLSFMLPTAIGERYVVEAGGIHGIESMLSEFDTPTQP, from the coding sequence TCTCACTGATACTGTGGTGGGTGGCAAAGAGTTGGAGGAATCGTTCTGGTCCGCTCTTGGTTCCACCTTTGCAAGTTACGCAACAGACGAGATAACCTCAGACCAGTTGAACGATACTGTCAATTTGATCCTCATTGGAGCGATAGGAGCTGCAGGCTCCGCCATCGCTGGCGGCGACCCGATACAGGGAGCCTTTAGTTCCATCATCGCCGAGCTGGCAGAGCAGATCAAGGCTCCGGAGTTGACGGAGGAGCAGAAAGAGCGGGATGGACCGAAGGCAAAGCTTTCAAGTTGTTCGTATGACGATGACTGTCCTGGCTCAGATGGCTTTAGGCGGTTGACAGATAGCGAAATAGCTCAAAAAGTCCCAGAGTTACCTGCTCTTTTGCAGGACAACGACACAGGCATGACTACGCAGGTGTTTTTCAACGAAAAAATGAAAGAGTTGGTAGCGGTTTATCGTGGCTCAGATGAAATGAAAGACTTTTCATCAACGAATATTTCACAATACTTTGGGGCTTCTCCAGGGCAATATGCCATGTTAAATGAGCAAGTTAAGCTTCTTGATAGATTAAGATTTGAACTTAAAGCCGACAAGGTTACTGCTACTGGGCACTCTCTTGGTGGTGGTATGGCCATTGCGGCTGCTTCCACAGAATATGTTGCCAGTGCAGTGGTATTCAATCCTGCTGGGGTCCACGATAACACCTACACTGCAATTGGGGGAGATGTGAACAAAGTGCACGATAACGTCATATCCTATTCGAGTAGAGGCGATATGTTGACGAATCTCCAAGATATGCTGAGCTTCATGCTTCCAACTGCGATAGGCGAAAGATATGTCGTTGAAGCTGGTGGAATCCACGGAATAGAATCCATGTTGTCAGAATTTGATACGCCAACGCAACCGTAA
- a CDS encoding ABC transporter, producing the protein MNVSSSVVLSDVHLTLTAGSGPVNILSGVNLRVSQGETLAVVGPSGSGKTTMLMLMAGLERPTLGQVQVAGVDLTALTEDELSRFRREHLGIVFQAFHLIPTMTALENAALPLEFAHHPKARSRAMEALEQVGLGHRGGHYPSQLSGGEQQRVALARAFAARPRIILADEPTGNLDEETGARVMELLFTLQAEENATLVLVTHDRSLAERCDRVATMHSGRMEA; encoded by the coding sequence ATGAATGTTTCCTCTTCTGTTGTACTCTCTGACGTTCATTTGACGCTAACCGCCGGCTCGGGGCCGGTCAACATATTGAGCGGGGTCAACCTGCGGGTTTCCCAGGGCGAGACCCTGGCCGTGGTAGGCCCTTCCGGTTCGGGCAAGACGACCATGCTCATGCTCATGGCCGGGCTGGAGCGGCCGACGCTGGGCCAGGTACAGGTGGCCGGGGTGGACCTGACCGCCCTGACCGAGGACGAGCTGTCACGCTTCAGGCGTGAGCATCTGGGCATCGTCTTTCAGGCCTTTCATCTCATTCCGACCATGACGGCGCTTGAAAACGCGGCCTTGCCCCTGGAATTCGCCCATCATCCAAAGGCCCGCAGTCGGGCCATGGAAGCGTTGGAGCAGGTCGGCCTCGGGCATCGCGGCGGCCATTACCCCTCGCAGCTCTCGGGCGGCGAGCAGCAGCGCGTGGCCCTGGCCCGGGCCTTTGCCGCACGGCCGCGGATCATCCTTGCCGACGAGCCTACGGGCAACCTGGACGAAGAGACCGGGGCGCGGGTCATGGAGCTGCTCTTCACTCTGCAGGCCGAAGAGAATGCGACCCTGGTCCTGGTCACTCATGACCGCTCGTTGGCCGAACGTTGCGACCGGGTGGCCACCATGCACTCCGGGCGCATGGAGGCATGA